In Arcobacter ellisii, a genomic segment contains:
- a CDS encoding proline--tRNA ligase: MKFSKMFIPTTKETPNDATLPSHQYLVRGGFIAQTGAGIYDFMPLGKIVLEKIRAIVKEEMDEAGANEVQFGFVTPLSLWQESGRATTMGAEMLRFKDRKNGEFVLSPTNEEAVVNMVKNRITSYKDLPVHLYQINTKFRDEARPRFGLMRGREFLMKDGYSFHANEEDLVREFNLMEATYKKIYTKLGLDFRVVAADSGAIGGSGSKEFHVIADSGEDTIVICDSCDYGANIEAATRKPRHFTAWFENTNTPASMEKVLTQDLKTIEEVSNFLSISKAQTIKAVIKRAIFEDKTQIVVFFVRGDDELEETKACNAVNALELTDATEDDIKEAGLVAGYCGPFNLPSNINFVVDLELKDEVGLACGANEENYHLVNTDLSTLKDVKYFDLVAVQEGDICACCGGKLTYTKGIEAGHIFQLGTKYSAAMNANFLDENGKAKPFVMGCYGIGVSRLVAAVIEQNHDDKGCIWTKATAPFMVDIIVSNSKKEDEAQVGEELYNKLKHAGISTILDDRINARFGFKMSDFELLGFPYAVVIGKKLAEGFVEIVDRKTLEKIDVKVEDVLGKIIELTK; this comes from the coding sequence TTAGAGCTATTGTAAAAGAAGAGATGGATGAGGCTGGTGCAAATGAAGTTCAATTTGGTTTTGTAACACCTTTATCATTATGGCAAGAATCAGGGCGAGCTACAACTATGGGAGCAGAAATGCTTCGATTTAAAGATAGAAAAAATGGTGAGTTTGTATTAAGTCCAACAAATGAAGAAGCTGTTGTAAATATGGTAAAAAATAGAATTACTTCATATAAAGATTTACCAGTTCACCTTTATCAAATAAATACAAAATTTAGAGATGAAGCACGTCCACGATTTGGACTTATGAGAGGAAGAGAATTCTTGATGAAAGATGGATATTCTTTCCACGCTAACGAAGAGGATTTGGTTCGAGAATTTAATCTTATGGAAGCAACTTATAAAAAAATTTATACAAAATTAGGTTTAGATTTTAGAGTTGTTGCAGCAGATTCTGGAGCAATTGGTGGAAGTGGTTCAAAAGAATTTCACGTAATTGCAGATTCAGGTGAAGATACAATAGTTATTTGTGATTCTTGTGATTATGGTGCAAATATTGAAGCAGCGACAAGAAAACCAAGACATTTTACAGCTTGGTTTGAAAATACAAACACACCAGCTTCAATGGAAAAAGTTTTAACACAAGATTTAAAAACTATTGAAGAAGTTTCAAACTTTTTAAGTATCTCAAAAGCTCAAACAATCAAAGCAGTTATTAAAAGAGCAATTTTTGAAGATAAAACTCAAATAGTTGTATTTTTTGTAAGAGGTGATGACGAACTTGAAGAGACAAAAGCTTGTAACGCTGTTAATGCTTTAGAATTAACTGATGCAACAGAGGATGATATAAAAGAGGCTGGATTAGTTGCAGGTTATTGTGGACCTTTTAATCTTCCTTCAAATATAAATTTTGTTGTTGATTTAGAACTTAAAGATGAAGTTGGACTTGCTTGTGGAGCTAATGAAGAGAATTACCATTTAGTAAATACAGATTTATCAACTCTAAAAGATGTAAAATATTTTGATTTAGTTGCAGTTCAAGAGGGAGATATTTGTGCTTGTTGTGGTGGAAAATTAACATACACTAAAGGAATTGAAGCAGGGCATATTTTCCAATTAGGGACTAAATATTCTGCTGCTATGAATGCAAACTTTTTAGATGAAAATGGAAAAGCAAAACCATTTGTTATGGGATGTTATGGAATTGGAGTTTCAAGACTTGTTGCTGCTGTAATTGAGCAAAACCATGATGATAAAGGTTGTATCTGGACAAAAGCAACAGCACCATTTATGGTTGACATTATTGTTTCAAACTCTAAAAAAGAGGATGAAGCACAAGTTGGAGAAGAACTTTACAACAAGCTAAAACACGCTGGAATTAGTACAATTTTAGATGATAGAATAAATGCTAGATTTGGTTTTAAAATGAGCGATTTTGAACTTTTAGGTTTTCCTTATGCAGTTGTAATTGGAAAAAAATTAGCTGAAGGTTTTGTAGAAATCGTTGATAGAAAAACATTAGAAAAAATAGATGTAAAAGTTGAAGATGTTTTAGGAAAAATAATCGAATTAACTAAGTAA
- a CDS encoding mechanosensitive ion channel family protein encodes MEKELEKNIEVITKDIKSYIPDNIVEIVASYAFSLLMALLIFVIGKWAVNKIVKLLGKVLRKVKGMDETLIKFLENIVYYALMIVVILTALGKLGVETTSFLAILGAAGLAIGLALKDSLGNFASGVMIILFKPFKVGDFVTAGGVTGSVSEVGIFNSVFITGDNQKIIVPNSAITSSSITNVNAFDTRRVDLVVGISYDDDIKKAKEILTNILNSNEKVLIEKGITVAVSELADSSVNFVVRAWVNTSDYWDVKFGLTESIKTTFDKEGITIPYPQQDVYHHNKD; translated from the coding sequence TTGGAAAAAGAATTAGAAAAAAATATTGAAGTAATAACAAAGGATATAAAATCATATATTCCTGATAATATTGTTGAGATAGTTGCTAGTTATGCTTTTTCATTATTAATGGCTCTTTTAATATTTGTTATTGGGAAATGGGCTGTAAATAAAATAGTTAAATTACTTGGAAAAGTACTTAGAAAAGTAAAAGGAATGGATGAAACTCTAATAAAATTTTTAGAGAATATTGTTTATTACGCTTTAATGATAGTTGTTATTTTAACTGCACTTGGAAAGCTTGGAGTTGAAACTACATCTTTTTTAGCTATTTTAGGAGCAGCTGGTCTTGCTATTGGTTTAGCTCTAAAAGATTCTCTTGGAAACTTTGCTTCAGGAGTTATGATAATTTTATTTAAACCATTTAAAGTTGGTGATTTTGTAACTGCTGGTGGAGTTACAGGAAGTGTAAGTGAAGTAGGAATCTTTAACTCTGTTTTTATAACAGGAGATAATCAAAAAATTATTGTACCAAATAGTGCAATTACAAGTAGTTCTATTACAAATGTAAATGCTTTTGATACAAGAAGAGTTGATTTAGTTGTTGGAATTTCTTATGATGATGATATTAAAAAAGCAAAAGAGATTTTAACAAATATTTTAAATTCAAATGAAAAAGTTTTAATTGAAAAAGGTATAACAGTTGCCGTTTCAGAACTTGCTGATTCTTCTGTAAATTTTGTGGTACGTGCTTGGGTTAATACATCTGATTATTGGGATGTAAAATTTGGATTAACTGAATCTATTAAAACAACATTTGATAAAGAAGGAATCACAATTCCTTATCCACAACAAGATGTTTACCATCACAACAAAGATTAA